A DNA window from Impatiens glandulifera chromosome 7, dImpGla2.1, whole genome shotgun sequence contains the following coding sequences:
- the LOC124910349 gene encoding zinc finger CCCH domain-containing protein 2-like, which translates to MANLCPEQHKFHAAHQLLLGKKAFREIDIPPRKLLAAARLDLLTDSPRSLEETALLQKYLPYNGGEDDDEDADPYSSDHFRMYEFKVRRCTRSRSHDWTDCPFAHPGEKARRRDPRRFHYSGTVCADFRRGSCNRGDNCEFAHGVFECWLHPVRYRTEACKDGKNCKRKVCFFAHTPRQLRILPPSSPTENRNPTSAAGGGSSGGGGGGASRTCCAYCHCSNSSPKSTLLGISSNYSPPLTPSSLTNSPPLSPPARTRAVPQMSHFSEHMGGKGNSGMVSELMNSMNNMNLNPKKRLSWVDIDVCDVDENTQFVISPNSIETSPSTSGYKRYSFDEKMMIDMGLVCPDLGWVDDLLT; encoded by the coding sequence ATGGCTAACCTTTGCCCTGAACAACACAAGTTCCATGCTGCCCATCAACTCCTACTAGGAAAGAAAGCTTTCCGTGAGATTGACATTCCTCCTCGTAAGCTTCTCGCCGCCGCCCGTCTAGATCTACTCACCGATTCGCCGCGTTCGCTTGAAGAAACTGCCCTGTTGCAGAAATACCTTCCGTATAACGGCggtgaagatgatgatgaagatgcaGATCCGTACTCTTCTGACCATTTCCGCATGTACGAGTTCAAGGTTCGCCGTTGTACTCGTAGCCGGAGCCATGATTGGACCGATTGCCCTTTTGCTCATCCTGGAGAGAAGGCAAGAAGGAGGGATCCACGCCGGTTTCATTATTCCGGCACTGTTTGTGCTGATTTTCGCCGTGGGAGTTGTAACAGGGGAGATAATTGTGAATTTGCTCATGGGGTTTTTGAATGTTGGCTACACCCTGTTCGTTATAGAACTGAGGCATGCAAAGATGGAAAGAATTGCAAACGTAAGGTTTGTTTCTTTGCACACACTCCCCGTCAGCTTCGAATCCTGCCCCCGTCTTCCCCAACTGAGAACCGGAACCCTACTTCCGCCGCCGGAGGCGGCAGCAGCGGCGGAGGCGGCGGAGGAGCAAGCCGGACTTGTTGTGCTTATTGTCACTGTTCTAATTCTTCCCCCAAATCAACTTTATTGGGTATTTCTTCAAATTACTCCCCACCATTGACTCCGTCTTCCCTGACTAATTCCCCACCTCTGTCTCCTCCGGCGAGGACTCGGGCTGTTCCACAGATGTCACATTTCAGTGAACACATGGGAGGAAAAGGTAACTCTGGTATGGTAAGTGAACTGATGAACTctatgaataacatgaatctGAACCCTAAGAAAAGACTTTCTTGGGTTGATATTGATGTATGTGATGTGGATGAGAATACCCAATTCGTAATTTCTCCTAATTCAATTGAAACTAGCCCATCCACTTCGGGTTACAAGCGATACTCTTTTGATGAGAAGATGATGATTGATATGGGACTTGTTTGTCCGGATCTTGGTTGGGTTGATGATCTTCTGACATGA